In Cupriavidus taiwanensis, the following are encoded in one genomic region:
- the thrS gene encoding threonine--tRNA ligase, whose product MIAITLPDGSRREFPGPVTVAEVAQSIGAGLAKAALAGKVDGQLVDTSYKIERDAELAIVTDKDADGVDVIRHSTAHLLAYAVKELYPEAQVTIGPVIENGFYYDFAYKRPFTPEDLAAIEKKMTELARKDEKVTREVWNRDEAVALFESMGEKYKAEIIGSIPADQEIGLYREGNFVDLCRGPHVPSTGKLKVFKLMKVAGAYWRGDANNEMLQRIYGTAWAKKEDQDAYLHMLEEAEKRDHRKLGKTLDLFHLQEEAPGMVFWHPKGWQVWQAVEQYMRGRLTDAGYDEVRTPQVMDRSLWEKSGHWENYKENMFVTESEKRDYAIKPMNCPGHVQIFNHGLRSYRDLPLRLAEFGACHRNEPSGALHGLMRVRGFVQDDAHIFCTEEQIVAEAKAFNELAFSVYDDFGFKDVKVKLSLRPAQRAGSDEVWDHAEEGLRLALRACGVEWEELPGEGAFYGPKVEYHIKDAIGRSWQCGTLQLDLVLPERLGAEYVSEDNSRKRPVMLHRAILGSFERFLGILLENHAGALPAWLAPEQVVVMNIADSQAEYAESVVQLLQKQGFRAKADLRNEKITYKIREHSLQKLPYLLVVGDKERDANQVAVRARGNVDLGVMPVSAFVERLQHDVASKA is encoded by the coding sequence ATGATCGCAATCACGCTGCCGGACGGGTCCCGCCGCGAGTTTCCCGGCCCGGTAACGGTTGCCGAAGTGGCGCAGAGCATCGGCGCCGGCCTGGCCAAGGCCGCGCTGGCCGGCAAGGTCGACGGGCAACTGGTCGACACGAGCTACAAGATCGAGCGCGATGCCGAGCTGGCCATCGTCACGGACAAGGATGCCGACGGCGTCGATGTGATCCGCCACTCCACGGCCCACTTGCTGGCCTATGCCGTCAAGGAACTGTATCCGGAAGCACAGGTGACAATCGGCCCGGTGATCGAGAACGGCTTCTACTACGACTTCGCCTACAAGCGCCCCTTCACGCCCGAAGACCTGGCCGCCATCGAGAAGAAGATGACGGAGCTGGCGCGCAAGGACGAAAAAGTCACGCGCGAAGTGTGGAACCGCGATGAGGCGGTGGCGCTGTTCGAGTCGATGGGCGAGAAGTACAAGGCCGAAATCATCGGCTCGATCCCGGCCGACCAGGAAATCGGCCTGTACCGCGAAGGCAATTTCGTCGACCTGTGCCGCGGCCCGCACGTGCCGTCGACGGGCAAGCTCAAGGTCTTCAAGCTGATGAAGGTGGCCGGCGCCTACTGGCGCGGCGACGCCAACAACGAGATGCTCCAGCGCATCTACGGCACGGCGTGGGCAAAGAAGGAAGACCAGGACGCCTACCTGCACATGCTGGAAGAGGCCGAGAAGCGCGACCACCGCAAGCTGGGCAAGACGCTGGACCTGTTCCACCTGCAGGAAGAGGCGCCCGGCATGGTGTTCTGGCACCCGAAGGGCTGGCAGGTGTGGCAGGCCGTCGAGCAATACATGCGCGGCCGGCTGACGGATGCGGGTTACGACGAGGTGCGCACGCCGCAGGTGATGGACCGTTCGCTGTGGGAGAAGTCGGGCCACTGGGAGAACTACAAGGAGAACATGTTCGTCACGGAGTCGGAGAAGCGCGACTACGCGATCAAGCCGATGAACTGCCCGGGTCATGTGCAGATCTTCAACCACGGCCTGCGCTCCTACCGCGACCTGCCGCTGCGCCTGGCCGAGTTCGGCGCCTGCCATCGCAACGAGCCGTCCGGCGCGCTGCACGGACTGATGCGCGTGCGCGGCTTTGTGCAGGACGATGCGCACATCTTCTGCACGGAAGAGCAGATCGTCGCCGAGGCCAAGGCCTTCAACGAACTGGCGTTCTCGGTCTACGACGACTTCGGCTTCAAGGATGTCAAGGTCAAGCTGTCGCTGCGCCCGGCCCAGCGCGCCGGCTCGGACGAGGTCTGGGACCATGCCGAAGAGGGCCTGCGCCTGGCGCTGCGCGCCTGCGGCGTGGAGTGGGAAGAGCTGCCGGGCGAGGGCGCCTTCTATGGCCCGAAGGTGGAATACCACATCAAGGACGCGATCGGCCGCTCGTGGCAGTGCGGCACGCTGCAGCTGGACCTGGTGCTGCCGGAGCGCCTGGGTGCCGAATACGTCTCGGAGGACAATTCGCGCAAGCGCCCGGTGATGCTCCATCGCGCCATCCTGGGCTCGTTCGAGCGCTTCCTGGGCATCCTGCTGGAAAACCATGCCGGCGCGCTGCCGGCCTGGCTGGCCCCGGAGCAGGTCGTGGTCATGAATATTGCGGATTCTCAGGCAGAGTACGCCGAAAGCGTCGTGCAATTGCTGCAAAAACAAGGGTTTAGGGCTAAGGCGGATTTGCGTAACGAGAAAATTACGTATAAAATCCGCGAGCATTCGCTTCAAAAGCTCCCCTACCTGCTGGTAGTGGGCGACAAGGAGCGGGATGCCAATCAAGTGGCCGTGCGTGCCCGTGGCAACGTGGATCTGGGTGTGATGCCCGTCTCCGCGTTTGTTGAGCGTCTGCAACACGACGTCGCCAGCAAAGCCTGA
- the infC gene encoding translation initiation factor IF-3: MATDKGHRINREISAPELRLVGVDNEQLGIVKFMDALRLAEDKDLDLVEIAPNATPPVARIMDYGKFKYEEAKRAHEAKLKQKIIQVKEVKFRPGTDDGDYNVKLRNLKRFLEDGDKTKITLRFRGREMAHQEIGARMLERLKADLEEIGQVEQMPKMEGRQMVMVLAPKKKK; this comes from the coding sequence ATCGCTACGGACAAAGGTCATCGCATCAACCGGGAAATCAGCGCGCCTGAACTGCGCCTGGTAGGGGTTGATAACGAGCAGCTCGGCATCGTCAAGTTCATGGACGCACTGCGGCTGGCTGAGGACAAGGACTTGGACCTGGTGGAGATCGCCCCGAACGCGACTCCGCCCGTCGCCCGGATCATGGATTACGGGAAGTTCAAGTACGAGGAAGCCAAGCGCGCCCACGAGGCCAAGCTGAAGCAGAAAATCATCCAGGTCAAGGAAGTCAAGTTCCGGCCGGGTACGGATGATGGCGACTACAACGTCAAGCTGCGCAACCTGAAGCGCTTCCTGGAAGATGGCGACAAGACCAAGATCACGCTGCGGTTCCGTGGTCGCGAGATGGCCCACCAGGAAATCGGCGCGCGCATGCTCGAACGCCTGAAGGCGGACCTGGAAGAGATCGGCCAGGTCGAGCAGATGCCGAAGATGGAAGGGCGCCAGATGGTGATGGTGCTCGCCCCCAAGAAGAAGAAGTAA